The following proteins come from a genomic window of Amphiura filiformis chromosome 16, Afil_fr2py, whole genome shotgun sequence:
- the LOC140136319 gene encoding uncharacterized protein, which yields MWSILCIVFLVTSSSAHEHDEACDDVLQLVGWNSAAHTSFDPAGWTVIFSGKEIPCDGYVTQWMYWAKVSQPFRGIVLRPTDQDNVFTVVGINDISAGAINQAVIYTVPKDERIEARQGDVIGLGWSDASPQTTWTTSCNGAAQVRWYRDSDPSDLAPGDTATTTGVQDRCWSFSALVTSKLVHSHQASFRMMRMGKLSTKSLRREVPDSNW from the exons atgtggAGTATTCTGTGCATCGTATTCCTTGTTACAAGCTCAAGTGCGCACGAACATGACGAAG CATGCGATGACGTTTTACAGCTGGTTGGGTGGAACAGCGCAGCACATACTTCATTCGATCCCGCTGGATGGACAGTAATATTTTCTGGCAAAGAGATACCATGCGATGGATACGTCACGCAGTGGATGTATTGGGCAAAAGTGTCCCAGCCTTTCCGTGGCATTGTATTGAGACCAACTGATCAAGACAACGTTTTTACCGTCGTTGGTATCAATGATATTTCTGCGGGAGCTATCAACCAGGCGGTTATCTACACCGTACCAAAAGATGAGCGCATTGAAGCTCGCCAGGGTGATGTCATTGGATTAGGATGGAGCGATGCCAGTCCGCAAACCACATGGACAACCAGTTGCAATGGTGCTGCCCAGGTTCGCTGGTATCGCGATAGTGACCCCAGCGACCTTGCACCAGGGGACACGGCTACTACCACAGGCGTTCAAGATCGATGTTGGTCATTTTCGGCTTTGGTGACTTCCAAAC TCGTTCATAGCCACCAAGCGTCATTTCGGATGATGAGAATGGGAAAACTATCTACCAAGTCCTTGCGCAGGGAAGTGCCAGACTCGAACTGGTAG